Below is a window of Haloterrigena alkaliphila DNA.
GGCCGCCGGTCCCGAAACGCTTCCCCCGCCGGATGCGAGCGAAACGAGTCGCCGTGAGCGGCGACTGGAACGCGACGTCCTACGTGCAGGAGAAGCCGCCGTCGACGACCAGCGCCTGCCCGGTGATCCAGTCGGCTTCGTCGCTGGCGAGGAACAGCATGGCGTTGGCGATGTCCTCGGGCTCACCGAGTCGCTTGAGCGGATAGAACTTCGACATCTCTTCCTTCCTCGCCTCCCACTCCTCCTCGGTGTGGTTCTTCCGGGGCATCGCCGTGTCCGTGACGCCCGGACAGACCGCGTTCGCCCGGACGCCGGCCGGCCCGACCTCGGCCGCGACGGTGCGCGTGAAGTTGACGACCGCGCCCTTCGAGAGCGAGTAGGCGCCGAGCTGGGGCGCGCCGATGACGCCCGCCAGCGACGCGGTGTTGACGATCGCGCCCGACCCCTGCTCCCTGAAGTGTGGAATCACGGCGTGACAGCCGTTCCATACGCCCTTGACGTTCACGTCGATGACCCGGTCGCGCTCGCCCTCGTCGATCTCCTCTACCTTCGCGCGCTCGTGGCTGACGCCCGCGTTGTTGAGCATGACGTCGAGGCCGAACTCGTCGACCGCCTCGTCGACGGCCGCGTGGACCGCGTCGGCGTCCCGGACGTCCAACTCGAGGGCGGTCCCCGCCTGTCCGATGTCCTCGACGCGGTCGATCGTCTCCTCGGCGCCCTCGAGGTCGATATCGGCGGCGACGATCGTCGCGCCTTCCTCGGCGAACAGTTCTGCGGCTTCCCGGCCGAGGCCGGACCCTGCACCCGTGATAAACGCCGTCTTGCCTTCGAGTCGCATACGCATACGTTCTCGAGTGTCCCCATAAAGGATGGTTCCGACGCATCGGTTGCCGGCTCGAGTCGGGTATCCTCGACAAATTTTCCGTATCGACTGTGTTGACAACTATACGGCACTAGTGAAAGCTCGAATTTCGTCACATCTACTGTCAATGACAGATACTGGTATACAAGGGGAATCCGGCTTCTGGCCATAAGTGACGAGTGTATATTAAATACGATTCGAAGAAAATCACAGACTTCTATCAGCCTAAGGTCTATTTCTGAAACGAAACGCTCGAGTCCGCGTTCGTGAGCGATTCCTGGAAAGCCGAAACGGGTGCGGTCGCTGCAATCGGTCCAGAACACCGAACGTTTCCAATCGATATATCGCCGTACCGTCTGCCGATTATCGGCGGTGGATCGACTAATCATCGATAACAGAATCTGTGATACCGCCAAGAAGAGGGGTTACGTACCGGACTGCGGTACTATTGCATCGACGATCGATCGTGTATCGTATTCTCGAGAGGAACCGTCCGAAACGGTCGCGCCAGTTTTTACGGAATCGCAGCCCCGTTCCACCCGGATCGCAATGACAGACCATCCCACTCGACGAACGATATTGAAAAGTACAGCAGTAACCGGTGTCGCGGCGACCGGCGTTGCGGGACTCGCTGGCTCAGCTGCCGGCCAAGAATCCGCAACGGGATCGGTT
It encodes the following:
- a CDS encoding SDR family NAD(P)-dependent oxidoreductase, with protein sequence MRLEGKTAFITGAGSGLGREAAELFAEEGATIVAADIDLEGAEETIDRVEDIGQAGTALELDVRDADAVHAAVDEAVDEFGLDVMLNNAGVSHERAKVEEIDEGERDRVIDVNVKGVWNGCHAVIPHFREQGSGAIVNTASLAGVIGAPQLGAYSLSKGAVVNFTRTVAAEVGPAGVRANAVCPGVTDTAMPRKNHTEEEWEARKEEMSKFYPLKRLGEPEDIANAMLFLASDEADWITGQALVVDGGFSCT